One Defluviimonas sp. SAOS-178_SWC DNA window includes the following coding sequences:
- a CDS encoding DUF2007 domain-containing protein — protein sequence MKELLSTTDPTKIAFATALLDAEGITTFQMDVHMSVLEGSIGILPRRLMVRDTDLFMARAILKDNGIEL from the coding sequence ATGAAAGAGCTTCTCAGCACCACTGACCCGACCAAAATCGCCTTCGCCACAGCTCTTCTCGACGCTGAGGGTATAACGACCTTTCAGATGGACGTCCACATGAGCGTGCTCGAAGGATCCATTGGCATTTTGCCGCGCCGGTTGATGGTGCGGGATACCGATCTCTTCATGGCGCGGGCGATCCTGAAGGACAACGGGATCGAGCTTTGA